The following are encoded together in the Methylorubrum sp. B1-46 genome:
- a CDS encoding DUF1796 family putative cysteine peptidase, producing the protein MTRGFGAGLLDGLRRLGRRDTREPGPVNHISLGSHCHTAQILKGLGLRTWSAPFDWIFSSPGMVRDCLADDFSALLDRRHYESTPLAERQAPNETRCRHLLYRDRHAIPFVFNHHDPATSDEDYRFLQAGVRRLRAALDRPGARNRFYLMTALPTEAATVHSIRDALVERAQAWGADNHLTVLQLHPGDGRAASVLEQDSHLDWLKVEVRSASVGLRFADPADDAFVKDLLRASGHVSGEP; encoded by the coding sequence GTGACGCGCGGCTTCGGCGCGGGCTTGCTCGACGGCCTGCGCCGCCTCGGCCGACGCGACACCCGAGAGCCCGGCCCCGTCAACCACATCTCGCTCGGCAGCCACTGCCATACCGCGCAGATTCTGAAGGGGCTCGGCCTGCGCACCTGGTCGGCCCCGTTCGACTGGATTTTCTCGTCGCCGGGCATGGTCCGCGACTGCCTCGCCGACGATTTTTCGGCGCTTCTCGACCGGCGACACTACGAGAGCACGCCCCTCGCCGAGCGGCAGGCGCCGAATGAAACCCGCTGCCGCCATCTCCTCTACCGGGACCGCCACGCGATCCCATTCGTGTTCAACCACCACGACCCGGCAACCAGCGACGAGGATTACCGCTTCCTGCAAGCCGGCGTGCGGCGGCTGCGCGCGGCTCTGGACCGGCCCGGCGCCCGAAACCGCTTCTATCTGATGACCGCTCTCCCCACCGAGGCGGCGACGGTGCATTCCATCCGCGACGCGCTCGTCGAGAGGGCGCAGGCGTGGGGTGCGGACAATCACCTCACGGTGCTTCAACTCCATCCGGGAGACGGTCGGGCCGCGAGCGTGCTCGAACAGGATTCGCATTTGGACTGGCTCAAGGTTGAGGTCCGTTCGGCCTCGGTCGGCCTCCGCTTTGCCGATCCAGCCGATGACGCCTTCGTGAAGGATCTGCTGCGGGCGTCCGGGCACGTTTCCGGGGAACCGTGA
- a CDS encoding murein L,D-transpeptidase family protein: MAVRPFVAAAAVALAMTLGACQDSAMLGGASTRSLTPIPPQTLALMQTKGMTQSDPILIRAFKKEAEMEVWKRGANGQYALLKTFPICRWSGQLGPKLKQGDRQAPEGFYTITPGQMNPNSSYYLSFDVGYPNAIDRAKGSTGNYIMVHGTCSSSGCFAMTDASMSEIYAIAREAFNGGQRAFQFQSYPFRMTASNIAKFRNDPNAPFWKNLKEGSDYFETLKEEPRVAACGTRYVFGGADVAAGNCTPRVDPLVAEKRDRDSHEVAELIAKGTPATRVVYDDGGQNPVFRPQKPENPTFASLIENEKDKEKELAYTAKEYGRYHLGEVSRPESLALGPNEFEVDTKGKPVLVAAASSDAPGPTKAAAARKEREKPATVVAVRETTKAGEAKPGSTKANRIAVADADGDVSAFSKVLAKKPGKDEKPGKDEKSAEASKPKPATAGTAKSHASVTTTGSVRN, from the coding sequence ATGGCTGTGCGTCCGTTTGTGGCGGCTGCTGCCGTTGCCCTGGCGATGACCCTCGGCGCCTGTCAGGACAGCGCCATGCTCGGCGGTGCCTCGACGCGCAGCCTGACGCCGATCCCGCCGCAGACGCTCGCGCTCATGCAGACCAAGGGCATGACCCAGTCCGACCCGATCCTGATCCGCGCCTTCAAGAAGGAAGCGGAGATGGAGGTGTGGAAGCGCGGCGCGAACGGCCAGTACGCGCTCCTGAAGACCTTCCCGATCTGCCGCTGGTCGGGCCAGCTCGGGCCCAAGCTGAAGCAGGGCGACCGCCAGGCCCCGGAGGGATTCTACACGATCACGCCGGGCCAGATGAACCCGAACTCCAGCTACTACCTGTCGTTCGACGTCGGCTACCCGAACGCCATCGACCGGGCCAAGGGCAGCACCGGCAATTACATCATGGTGCACGGCACCTGCTCGTCGTCGGGCTGCTTTGCCATGACCGACGCCTCGATGTCGGAGATCTACGCGATCGCCCGCGAGGCCTTCAACGGCGGCCAGCGCGCCTTCCAGTTTCAGTCCTACCCGTTTCGGATGACGGCTTCGAACATCGCCAAGTTCCGCAACGATCCCAACGCGCCGTTCTGGAAGAACCTCAAGGAGGGCTCGGACTATTTCGAGACCCTCAAGGAGGAGCCGCGGGTCGCGGCCTGCGGCACCCGGTATGTGTTCGGCGGGGCCGACGTGGCGGCGGGCAATTGCACGCCGCGGGTCGATCCGCTGGTCGCCGAGAAGCGCGACCGCGACAGCCACGAGGTCGCCGAGCTGATCGCCAAGGGCACGCCCGCGACCCGCGTCGTCTACGACGACGGCGGCCAGAACCCGGTCTTCCGTCCGCAGAAGCCGGAGAACCCGACCTTCGCCAGCCTGATCGAGAACGAGAAGGACAAGGAGAAGGAGCTGGCCTACACCGCCAAGGAGTATGGCCGCTACCATCTCGGCGAGGTCAGCCGGCCGGAGAGCCTCGCGCTCGGGCCGAACGAGTTCGAGGTCGACACCAAGGGCAAGCCCGTCCTCGTCGCGGCGGCCTCCAGCGACGCACCCGGCCCGACCAAGGCCGCGGCCGCCCGCAAGGAGCGGGAGAAGCCGGCGACGGTGGTCGCGGTGCGTGAAACGACCAAGGCGGGTGAAGCCAAGCCGGGTTCCACCAAGGCCAATCGCATCGCGGTTGCCGATGCCGACGGTGATGTGAGCGCCTTCAGCAAGGTGCTCGCCAAGAAGCCGGGCAAGGATGAGAAGCCGGGCAAGGACGAGAAGAGCGCCGAGGCCTCGAAGCCCAAGCCTGCGACCGCCGGCACCGCCAAGTCCCATGCCTCGGTGACCACCACGGGCTCCGTCCGCAACTGA
- the ppk2 gene encoding polyphosphate kinase 2: MRDDSRPNPSDFEAIRRELADSYDEELELSFDEDHDDGEAPSRRTYFRELLRLQHELVRLQEWVKTEGLRVVVIFEGRDSAGKGGVIKRITQRLNPRICRVAALPAPNERERTQWYFQRYVAHLPAAGELLLFDRSWYNRAGVERVMGFCTEAEVEEFFRSVSEFERMLVRSGIRLVKYWFSITDAEQALRFRMRIADPLKQWKLSPMDVESRRRWEDYTRAKEEMLARTHIPEAPWWVVEADNKRRARLNCISHLLEQIPYGPVEHPPVVLPDRVRHADYIRAPISPAMIVPSRY, from the coding sequence ATGCGCGACGACAGCCGCCCGAACCCCAGCGATTTCGAGGCGATCCGCCGGGAACTGGCCGACAGCTACGACGAGGAGCTGGAGCTCAGCTTCGACGAGGACCATGACGACGGTGAAGCGCCCTCCCGCCGCACCTATTTTCGCGAGTTGCTCCGGCTCCAGCACGAACTGGTCCGGCTCCAGGAGTGGGTGAAGACCGAGGGCCTGCGGGTCGTCGTGATCTTCGAGGGCCGCGATTCGGCCGGCAAGGGCGGCGTGATCAAGCGCATCACCCAGCGCCTCAATCCACGCATCTGCCGCGTGGCGGCTCTTCCCGCCCCGAACGAGCGCGAGCGCACGCAGTGGTATTTCCAGCGCTACGTCGCCCATCTGCCGGCCGCCGGCGAGCTCCTGCTGTTCGACCGCTCCTGGTACAACCGCGCCGGCGTCGAGCGCGTCATGGGTTTCTGCACCGAGGCCGAAGTCGAGGAGTTCTTCCGCTCGGTGTCCGAGTTCGAGCGCATGCTGGTGCGCTCAGGCATCCGGCTGGTGAAGTATTGGTTCTCGATCACCGATGCCGAGCAGGCCCTGCGCTTTCGGATGCGCATTGCCGATCCGCTCAAGCAGTGGAAGCTCTCGCCGATGGACGTCGAGTCGCGCCGCCGCTGGGAGGACTACACCCGCGCCAAGGAGGAGATGCTGGCGCGCACCCATATCCCGGAGGCGCCGTGGTGGGTGGTCGAGGCGGACAACAAGCGCCGCGCCCGCCTCAACTGCATCAGCCATCTGCTGGAGCAGATCCCCTACGGCCCCGTCGAGCATCCGCCGGTGGTGCTGCCGGACCGCGTGCGGCATGCCGACTACATCCGCGCGCCGATCTCGCCCGCGATGATCGTTCCCTCCCGCTACTGA
- the rplS gene encoding 50S ribosomal protein L19, translating to MNIIEQLEREEVARLAKTIPDFQPGDTVIVNVRVKEGERTRVQAYEGVCIARNGGGLNESFTVRKISYGEGVERVFPVHSPMIDSIKVARRGKVRRAKLYYLRDRRGKSARIVERNDRPAKAEKAPAAAE from the coding sequence ATGAACATCATCGAGCAGCTCGAGCGGGAAGAAGTCGCCCGCCTCGCCAAGACGATCCCGGATTTCCAGCCGGGCGACACGGTCATCGTCAATGTCCGCGTCAAGGAAGGCGAGCGCACCCGCGTCCAGGCTTACGAGGGCGTCTGCATCGCCCGCAACGGCGGCGGCCTCAACGAGAGCTTCACCGTCCGCAAGATCTCCTACGGCGAGGGCGTGGAGCGCGTCTTCCCCGTGCACTCCCCGATGATCGATTCGATCAAGGTGGCCCGCCGCGGCAAGGTCCGCCGCGCCAAGCTCTACTACCTGCGCGACCGTCGCGGTAAGTCGGCCCGTATCGTCGAGCGCAACGACCGTCCGGCCAAGGCCGAGAAGGCTCCCGCCGCCGCCGAGTGA
- a CDS encoding lytic murein transglycosylase yields MPTPTTRASLLALAMTGSLLAGPARANFQSCLAGIQAQAAAAGVSAQTFRSATANIAYDDKVIELSQAQPEFKTPIWDYMSALVDEERVEDGRAAMRQHAQALANAEARYGVDRHTIAAVWGVESNFGKNLGKMPLVQSLATLACSNNRRRDFFRTELIATLKIIERGDIEASRLTGSWAGAFGQTQFMPTTYQRLAVDGDGDGRRDVVDSVADAVASTANFLRAAKWSNGQPWGYEVRLPRGFNVAAAGRKNKHAVGHWASLGVTRVDGRPLTGEGPAGILAPAGINGPAFLVTKNFDAIYSYNAAESYGLAIAVLSDRLRGRPGVQADWPTDDPPLSRAERRDLQSRLIARGYDVGEPDGKVGSKTREAIKDVERQLGMPATGRPGGKVLEALRRG; encoded by the coding sequence ATGCCGACGCCAACGACCCGTGCCAGCCTTCTCGCACTTGCCATGACCGGCAGCCTTCTCGCCGGCCCGGCCCGCGCGAATTTCCAGTCCTGCCTCGCCGGCATCCAGGCGCAGGCCGCTGCTGCCGGCGTCTCGGCGCAGACCTTCCGGTCGGCGACGGCCAACATCGCCTACGACGACAAGGTGATCGAGCTGTCCCAGGCGCAGCCCGAGTTCAAGACGCCGATCTGGGACTACATGTCGGCGCTGGTGGACGAAGAGCGGGTCGAGGACGGGCGCGCGGCCATGCGCCAGCACGCCCAGGCGCTGGCGAATGCCGAGGCGCGCTACGGCGTCGATCGCCACACCATCGCCGCGGTGTGGGGCGTCGAGTCGAATTTCGGCAAGAACCTCGGCAAGATGCCGCTGGTGCAATCGCTGGCCACGCTCGCCTGCTCGAACAACCGCCGCCGCGACTTCTTCCGCACCGAGCTGATCGCCACCTTGAAGATCATCGAGCGCGGCGACATCGAGGCCTCGCGCCTCACCGGCTCCTGGGCCGGCGCCTTCGGCCAGACGCAGTTCATGCCCACCACCTATCAGCGCCTCGCCGTGGACGGCGACGGCGACGGTCGGCGCGACGTGGTCGATTCGGTCGCCGACGCGGTCGCCTCCACCGCCAACTTCCTGCGCGCCGCCAAATGGTCGAACGGCCAGCCCTGGGGCTACGAGGTGCGGCTGCCGCGCGGCTTCAACGTCGCGGCCGCGGGTCGCAAGAACAAGCACGCCGTCGGCCACTGGGCCTCGCTCGGCGTCACCCGCGTCGACGGCCGGCCGCTGACGGGGGAGGGACCCGCCGGCATCCTGGCCCCCGCCGGCATCAACGGCCCGGCCTTCCTCGTCACCAAGAACTTCGACGCGATCTACTCCTACAACGCCGCCGAATCCTACGGCCTCGCCATCGCCGTCCTCTCGGACCGGCTGCGCGGGCGCCCCGGCGTACAGGCCGACTGGCCGACCGACGACCCGCCGCTCTCGCGCGCCGAGCGCCGCGACCTCCAGAGCCGCCTGATCGCCCGCGGCTACGATGTCGGCGAGCCGGACGGCAAGGTCGGCTCCAAGACGCGCGAGGCGATCAAGGACGTCGAGCGCCAACTCGGCATGCCGGCCACGGGGCGGCCGGGGGGGAAGGTGCTGGAGGCGCTGCGGCGGGGATAG
- the rpsD gene encoding 30S ribosomal protein S4 translates to MSKRVQAKHKLDRRMGQNIWGRPKSPVNRREYGPGQHGQRRKGKMSDFGTQLRAKQKLKGYYGNITEKQFRRYYAEAIRLRGDSGENLIGLLERRLDAVVYRSKFVATPFAARQFVNHGHIKVNGRRVNIPSYQVKAGDVIEVKEASRQLEIVVVASQLAERDVPDYIEVDHQKMTARVTRIPGLSEVPYPVQMEPNLVIEFYSR, encoded by the coding sequence ATGTCAAAACGCGTCCAGGCGAAGCACAAGCTCGATCGCCGCATGGGCCAGAACATCTGGGGCCGCCCGAAGAGCCCCGTGAACCGCCGTGAATACGGCCCCGGCCAGCACGGCCAGCGCCGCAAGGGCAAGATGAGCGACTTCGGCACGCAGCTGCGCGCCAAGCAGAAGCTCAAGGGCTACTACGGCAACATCACCGAGAAGCAGTTCCGCCGCTATTACGCCGAGGCGATCCGTCTGCGCGGTGACTCCGGCGAGAACCTGATCGGCCTGCTCGAGCGCCGCCTCGATGCCGTGGTGTACCGTTCGAAGTTCGTCGCGACCCCGTTCGCCGCGCGCCAGTTCGTCAACCACGGGCACATCAAGGTCAACGGCCGTCGGGTCAACATCCCGAGCTACCAGGTCAAGGCCGGCGACGTGATCGAGGTGAAGGAAGCCTCCCGCCAGCTCGAGATCGTGGTCGTGGCCTCGCAGCTCGCCGAGCGCGACGTGCCGGACTACATCGAGGTCGATCATCAGAAGATGACCGCCCGCGTCACCCGGATCCCGGGCCTCTCCGAGGTGCCCTATCCGGTGCAGATGGAGCCGAACCTCGTCATCGAGTTCTACTCGCGCTGA
- a CDS encoding nitronate monooxygenase family protein — protein sequence MTGSTAGPSIVAGLFGIAVPIIQAPMVGPKTGLAAAVSAAGGLGSLACAALTPDQIRTEVAQIRAATAAPFNLNFFCHAPAAPDPGRDAAWRSALASFYEELGLDPAAPVTMANRTPFDDAMAEVVAELRPRVVSFHFGLPAEPLLRRVREAGCLILSSATTVREARWLAERGVDAVIAQGAEAGGHRGMFLTDAPASQVGTIALVPQIVDAVDVPVIAAGGIADPRGVAAAFALGAGAVQVGTAYLRCPEAGIAAPYRAALNAARDEDTALTNVLTGRPARGLLNRVVREMGPLSAAAPAFPGAAVALQPLRTAAEARGSGDFSPLWSGQAVGLSRERPAAELTRLLASGVPGV from the coding sequence GTGACCGGATCGACAGCGGGGCCGAGCATTGTCGCGGGTCTCTTCGGCATCGCCGTACCGATCATCCAGGCGCCGATGGTCGGGCCGAAAACGGGGCTCGCTGCCGCCGTCAGCGCCGCGGGGGGCCTGGGCTCGCTTGCCTGCGCCGCGCTCACGCCCGACCAGATCCGCACCGAGGTCGCGCAGATCCGAGCCGCGACGGCCGCGCCGTTCAACCTGAACTTCTTCTGCCACGCGCCCGCCGCGCCCGATCCGGGGCGCGACGCGGCGTGGCGTTCGGCGCTGGCCTCCTTCTACGAAGAGCTCGGTCTCGATCCGGCGGCGCCGGTCACGATGGCCAACCGTACTCCCTTCGATGACGCCATGGCGGAGGTGGTGGCGGAGCTGCGCCCGCGCGTGGTCAGCTTCCATTTCGGCCTGCCGGCCGAGCCGTTGCTGCGGCGGGTGCGCGAGGCGGGCTGCCTGATCCTGTCCTCGGCCACCACCGTCCGAGAGGCGCGCTGGCTCGCCGAGCGCGGCGTCGATGCGGTGATCGCACAGGGCGCGGAGGCCGGCGGTCACCGCGGCATGTTCCTCACCGACGCGCCCGCCTCGCAGGTCGGCACGATCGCCCTGGTTCCGCAGATCGTGGACGCCGTGGACGTGCCGGTGATTGCGGCCGGCGGCATCGCCGATCCCCGCGGCGTGGCGGCGGCCTTCGCCCTCGGTGCCGGCGCGGTCCAGGTCGGCACCGCCTATCTGCGTTGCCCCGAGGCCGGCATTGCCGCCCCCTATCGCGCCGCCCTGAACGCCGCGCGGGACGAGGATACGGCGCTCACCAACGTACTCACCGGCCGCCCGGCCCGCGGCCTACTGAACCGGGTGGTGCGTGAAATGGGCCCTCTCAGCGCGGCGGCTCCGGCCTTTCCCGGCGCCGCGGTCGCGCTCCAGCCCTTGCGTACGGCCGCCGAGGCGCGGGGCTCGGGCGATTTCTCACCGCTCTGGTCCGGCCAGGCCGTCGGACTCTCGCGGGAACGGCCGGCGGCCGAACTGACCCGCCTGCTGGCGAGCGGCGTTCCGGGTGTCTGA
- a CDS encoding phosphatidylcholine/phosphatidylserine synthase has translation MDDLFPPFAPDANDRPRRFRPVPFRLIAPNMITLLALCLGLTAIRLAFEGRFEPAVIAVIVAAGLDGIDGRVARLLKGTSRFGAELDSLADFVNFGCAPALILYSFTLHNLKSVGWIVALVFAIAMCLRLARFNAMLDDPNRPEWKKDFFVGMPAPAGAITGMLPLYLHFLGLDFSAWGRPVILVYVLVIALLVVSTVPTFSGKTWGKRVPRDLVVPIFLVVVVGFGLVISFPFEAMAAVSVAYLAGLPFGAAQYRKRLKQEASAPVAPAQDSPTAPKI, from the coding sequence ATGGACGATCTGTTCCCGCCCTTCGCACCGGACGCGAACGATCGGCCGCGCCGGTTCCGGCCGGTGCCGTTCCGCCTGATCGCGCCGAACATGATCACCCTGCTTGCGCTCTGCCTCGGGCTGACCGCGATTCGGCTCGCTTTCGAGGGACGGTTCGAGCCGGCGGTGATCGCGGTTATCGTCGCCGCCGGCCTCGACGGCATCGACGGCCGCGTGGCGCGCCTGCTGAAGGGGACCTCGCGCTTCGGTGCCGAACTCGATTCCCTGGCCGACTTCGTCAATTTCGGCTGCGCCCCGGCGCTGATCCTCTACAGCTTCACCCTGCACAACCTGAAATCCGTCGGCTGGATCGTCGCGCTGGTCTTCGCCATCGCCATGTGCCTGCGGCTCGCGCGCTTCAACGCGATGCTCGACGATCCCAACCGCCCCGAGTGGAAGAAGGACTTCTTCGTCGGCATGCCGGCGCCGGCCGGCGCCATCACCGGCATGCTGCCGCTCTACCTGCATTTCCTCGGCCTCGATTTCAGCGCCTGGGGTCGGCCGGTGATCCTCGTCTACGTGCTGGTCATCGCGCTCCTCGTCGTCTCGACCGTGCCGACCTTCTCCGGCAAGACGTGGGGCAAGCGTGTGCCGCGCGACCTCGTGGTGCCGATCTTCCTCGTCGTGGTGGTCGGCTTCGGCCTCGTCATCAGCTTCCCGTTCGAGGCGATGGCGGCGGTCAGCGTCGCTTATCTCGCCGGCCTTCCCTTCGGCGCCGCGCAGTACCGCAAGCGGCTGAAGCAGGAGGCGAGCGCGCCGGTCGCCCCGGCCCAGGATAGCCCGACCGCTCCGAAGATTTAA
- a CDS encoding phosphatidylserine decarboxylase, with protein MTDLIETIRRTLVPIHKEGYPFILIGIVLTVVLGYFSQFFGWIFLILTLWVCYFFRDPERVVPVGDGLIVSPADGRVNLISTVLPPPELDLSHEPMLRISVFMNVFDCHVNRVPVSGKIGQIHYTPGLFLNAELDKASEDNERNGLVMETTHRGQPVRIGVVQIAGLVARRIVGFVSAGDTKQVGERFGLIRFGSRVDVYLPVGTRVMVGLGQKAVAGETVLADLGGGAERAFRRI; from the coding sequence ATGACCGACCTCATCGAGACGATCCGCCGGACGCTCGTGCCGATCCATAAGGAGGGCTACCCCTTCATCCTGATCGGCATCGTGCTCACCGTTGTGCTCGGCTACTTCTCGCAGTTCTTCGGCTGGATCTTCCTGATCCTGACCCTCTGGGTCTGCTACTTCTTCCGCGATCCCGAGCGGGTGGTGCCGGTCGGCGACGGGCTCATCGTCTCACCCGCCGACGGGCGTGTGAATCTGATCTCGACCGTGCTGCCGCCGCCGGAACTCGACCTCTCGCACGAGCCGATGCTGCGCATCTCGGTGTTCATGAACGTGTTCGACTGCCACGTGAACCGGGTGCCGGTCTCGGGCAAGATCGGCCAGATCCACTACACACCCGGCCTGTTCCTCAATGCCGAGCTCGACAAGGCGAGCGAGGACAACGAGCGCAACGGCCTCGTCATGGAGACGACCCATCGCGGCCAGCCTGTGCGCATCGGCGTGGTGCAGATCGCCGGACTCGTGGCGCGGCGCATCGTCGGATTCGTCTCGGCAGGCGACACCAAGCAGGTCGGCGAGCGCTTCGGCCTCATCCGTTTCGGCTCGCGGGTCGATGTCTACCTGCCGGTCGGCACCCGCGTGATGGTCGGTCTCGGCCAGAAGGCGGTGGCCGGCGAGACGGTGCTGGCCGATCTCGGCGGCGGGGCCGAGCGGGCCTTCCGCCGCATCTGA
- a CDS encoding ABC transporter ATP-binding protein/permease, with translation MAKAPAPAGEGASAPLERPGLLTTYRRLWPYLWPHGRADLQRRVFIAFGLLFVAKAATMVMPFTFKWATDALVAAVGEKGAAAAVPAGLVSAPFLLIGLYGLSRIAMAGLTQVRDGLFAKVAMHAVRKLALQTFEHMHRLSLRFHLERKTGGLTRVLERGRSGIEELSRLMVLTLVPTIVELVLVLGILAYEFDWLYSVVVASMIAAYLGFTWKATEWRIGIRRRMNNSDTEANTKAVDSLLNFETVKYFGAENRETARYDASMERYEKASTQTYVSLAVLNAGQAVIFTLGMTAVMWLAARDIMAGRTTIGGFVLVNTMLVQLSMPLNFMGMIYREIKQALIDIDDMFLILQRNPEIADRPGAKPLKVEAGTVRFEDVRFAYIPERPILRGISFEVPAGRTVAIVGPSGAGKSTLSRLLFRFYEPNAGCITIDGQNIASVRQDSLRAAIGMVPQDTVLFNDTIGYNIRYGRWDASEAEVREAARLAQIDRFIESLPEGYDTPVGERGLKLSGGEKQRVAIARTILKGPPILVLDEATSALDSFTEREIQAALDRVSQGRTTLVIAHRLSTVINADEILVLDQGRVVERGDHTSLLARGGVYAALWNRQREADAAREALKRAEDERSLAESVRPVPETVT, from the coding sequence ATGGCAAAAGCACCTGCGCCGGCGGGGGAGGGTGCGTCCGCGCCCCTCGAACGCCCCGGCCTCCTGACGACCTATCGCCGGCTCTGGCCCTATCTCTGGCCGCACGGCCGCGCCGACCTCCAGCGGCGGGTGTTCATCGCCTTCGGGCTGCTCTTCGTCGCCAAGGCCGCGACGATGGTGATGCCGTTCACCTTTAAATGGGCGACCGACGCGCTGGTCGCGGCAGTGGGCGAGAAGGGTGCCGCGGCCGCCGTGCCGGCGGGCCTCGTCTCGGCGCCCTTCCTCTTGATCGGGCTCTACGGCCTGTCGCGCATTGCCATGGCCGGGCTGACGCAGGTGCGCGACGGCCTGTTCGCCAAGGTGGCGATGCATGCCGTGCGCAAGCTCGCGCTCCAGACCTTCGAGCACATGCACCGGCTGTCGCTCCGCTTCCATCTCGAGCGCAAGACCGGCGGCCTCACCCGCGTGCTGGAGCGCGGCCGTTCGGGCATCGAGGAATTGTCGCGCCTGATGGTGCTGACCCTGGTGCCGACCATCGTCGAACTGGTCCTCGTGCTCGGTATCCTCGCCTACGAGTTCGACTGGCTCTACTCGGTGGTCGTGGCGAGCATGATCGCCGCCTATCTCGGCTTCACCTGGAAGGCGACCGAGTGGCGCATCGGCATCCGACGCCGGATGAACAACTCCGACACCGAGGCCAACACCAAGGCGGTCGACTCGCTGCTGAATTTCGAGACGGTGAAGTATTTCGGCGCGGAGAATCGTGAGACCGCCCGCTACGACGCCTCGATGGAGCGCTACGAGAAGGCCTCGACCCAGACCTACGTCTCGCTCGCCGTGCTGAATGCTGGCCAGGCGGTGATCTTCACCCTCGGCATGACGGCGGTGATGTGGCTCGCCGCCCGCGACATCATGGCCGGACGCACCACGATCGGCGGCTTCGTGCTCGTCAACACGATGCTGGTGCAGCTCTCGATGCCGCTCAACTTCATGGGGATGATCTACCGCGAGATCAAACAGGCGCTGATCGACATCGACGACATGTTCCTGATCCTCCAGCGCAATCCCGAGATCGCCGACCGGCCGGGCGCAAAGCCGCTGAAGGTCGAGGCCGGCACCGTCCGCTTCGAGGACGTGCGCTTCGCCTACATCCCGGAGCGGCCGATCCTTCGCGGCATCTCATTCGAGGTGCCCGCGGGCCGCACGGTAGCCATTGTCGGTCCTTCGGGGGCGGGAAAATCGACACTGTCGCGCCTGCTGTTCCGCTTCTACGAGCCGAATGCGGGCTGCATCACCATCGACGGTCAGAACATCGCCAGCGTGCGGCAGGACAGCTTGCGGGCGGCCATCGGCATGGTCCCGCAGGACACGGTGCTGTTCAACGACACCATCGGCTACAACATCCGCTACGGCCGCTGGGACGCGAGCGAGGCCGAGGTGCGCGAGGCCGCGCGCCTCGCTCAGATCGACCGCTTCATCGAGAGCCTGCCGGAGGGCTACGACACGCCGGTAGGCGAGCGCGGCCTGAAGCTCTCGGGCGGCGAGAAGCAGCGCGTGGCGATCGCCCGCACCATCCTGAAGGGGCCGCCGATCCTCGTCCTTGATGAAGCGACCTCGGCGCTCGACTCGTTCACCGAGCGCGAGATCCAGGCAGCCCTCGACCGGGTCAGCCAGGGCCGCACCACGCTCGTGATCGCCCACCGGCTCTCGACCGTGATCAACGCCGACGAGATCCTGGTGCTCGATCAGGGCCGCGTGGTCGAGCGCGGCGACCATACCAGCCTGCTCGCCCGCGGCGGCGTCTACGCCGCCCTGTGGAACCGCCAGCGCGAGGCGGACGCCGCCCGCGAGGCGCTCAAGCGCGCCGAAGACGAGCGCTCGCTGGCCGAATCCGTCCGTCCGGTGCCGGAGACGGTGACCTGA